The Lactococcus allomyrinae genome includes a region encoding these proteins:
- a CDS encoding GNAT family N-acetyltransferase, whose translation MLKNEKYHVRLFQQKDVPQIIQLFNKNQVYQFQNSKLLMAEDFLLTMAIKEMSHFYVLEKGNEIVGTTAFFKFITFGPVSEENSYSGFLLIDSEHRTGAAISLLQKEVLMDITNFNFHTHFTEISRYNKASLNLSKRNGFAIFNESYEDMYHCYLLRSSLPKILKAFKFTGNLEDKYDINTFKIIDEQEDKSVSVITTEISGERMQYQVFPQAQFPFDIKLELFRLFIYKENKKFYVKCEFYSKQVKFVKINLGKLKYTKLTREKSIFEIKTYNSNILLKAIVITDIGEIKVQLHYKEPHEEQRVLFLNKEFFSYRLKFNLKNGSLYLMRGNEKIIEDIFLQFSKPEDAQYSIEEFSDKLVIQCKGKTIDIIKTIELKLDTFKATYTIKKLDILNPPVAKYGLKIENQDYLIEEENNLIPYVPGIYPDELDDFIKVELFKKNKMSYVIDSEKLGVSFFSEGPLSNQMQFRPLGYVELKYYTNDINYCIKFSKKRVKSFNKNIGDSEKVAIPWQAIKNYQVYTNNEMSLVKHNVKKTHINLECMIDSEKEQMLIKNNQKITQNYIVFEFSYICSSKIQMWKYDEFYTYENKGGVWESNKELLLFEKIKNKYFRIQVEKGRIYSFKENNKLMIRCVIPNQATVNQSVQLQQFIV comes from the coding sequence GAAGATTTTCTTTTGACAATGGCAATAAAGGAAATGAGTCATTTTTATGTCCTTGAAAAGGGGAATGAAATTGTAGGAACAACGGCTTTTTTTAAGTTTATCACGTTCGGTCCAGTTTCGGAAGAAAACAGCTACAGTGGATTTCTATTGATTGATTCTGAACATCGTACAGGTGCAGCAATTAGTTTACTTCAAAAAGAAGTATTAATGGATATTACAAACTTTAATTTTCATACACACTTCACAGAGATCAGTCGATATAACAAAGCTTCACTGAATTTGTCTAAGAGAAATGGGTTTGCAATTTTTAACGAAAGTTATGAAGATATGTATCATTGTTATCTTCTAAGAAGTTCTTTGCCGAAGATATTGAAAGCTTTTAAATTTACAGGTAATTTGGAAGATAAATATGATATCAACACTTTCAAAATTATTGATGAGCAAGAAGATAAGAGCGTTTCTGTTATTACAACAGAGATTTCCGGTGAAAGAATGCAATACCAAGTTTTCCCTCAAGCACAGTTCCCTTTTGATATAAAATTAGAATTGTTTCGACTTTTTATTTATAAAGAAAACAAAAAATTTTATGTGAAATGTGAGTTTTATTCTAAACAAGTAAAGTTTGTAAAAATTAACTTAGGGAAATTGAAGTATACAAAACTTACACGGGAAAAATCAATATTTGAGATAAAGACTTATAATTCAAATATATTGTTGAAGGCGATAGTGATAACCGATATTGGTGAGATTAAAGTGCAGCTTCATTACAAGGAACCACATGAGGAACAAAGAGTTCTTTTTTTGAACAAAGAGTTCTTTTCATATAGACTAAAATTCAATTTAAAAAATGGGAGTCTATATTTAATGCGTGGAAATGAGAAAATAATTGAGGATATCTTTTTACAGTTCTCAAAACCTGAAGATGCCCAATATTCGATAGAAGAATTTTCTGATAAGTTGGTCATTCAATGCAAGGGGAAAACAATTGATATTATAAAAACAATTGAATTAAAATTAGATACTTTCAAAGCAACTTATACAATTAAAAAGTTAGATATACTTAATCCTCCGGTAGCAAAATATGGTTTAAAAATAGAAAATCAAGACTATCTTATTGAGGAGGAAAATAATTTGATTCCTTATGTTCCTGGAATTTACCCTGATGAGTTAGATGATTTCATTAAAGTAGAGTTATTTAAGAAAAATAAAATGAGCTATGTTATTGACTCAGAAAAATTGGGTGTTAGTTTTTTTTCTGAGGGTCCACTCAGTAATCAAATGCAATTCCGACCGTTAGGATATGTAGAGCTAAAATATTATACTAATGATATAAATTACTGTATTAAATTTTCTAAAAAACGAGTAAAAAGTTTCAATAAGAATATTGGGGATAGTGAAAAGGTAGCGATTCCTTGGCAAGCTATAAAAAATTATCAAGTATACACCAATAATGAGATGTCTTTGGTCAAGCATAATGTTAAAAAAACTCATATAAATCTAGAGTGTATGATTGATTCAGAAAAAGAACAAATGTTAATTAAAAACAATCAAAAAATAACTCAAAATTATATTGTTTTTGAATTTAGTTACATTTGCTCATCTAAAATCCAAATGTGGAAATATGATGAATTTTACACTTATGAAAATAAAGGGGGAGTTTGGGAGTCTAATAAAGAGCTTCTATTATTCGAGAAAATTAAAAACAAATATTTTAGAATTCAGGTAGAGAAAGGAAGGATTTATTCTTTTAAAGAAAATAATAAACTTATGATTCGTTGCGTGATTCCGAATCAGGCGACTGTAAATCAAAGCGTCCAATTGCAACAATTTATCGTATAA
- a CDS encoding aminomethyltransferase family protein has product MKDVYKELRTNKSFKQFEGKIFEVSGDDAEVVLDQYIPKNIEFLDIDTCGFTFILTTKGTVFTEVVFYKLEDKYILLSKENLLTIFENKKFDFQIKDISDEKVLFQLEGKNSGEIAQRFYDYDISTLNFKGIIYSEFENTELIVARFGFSGEFGYQFLVEKNKGTDFISQYFHNISEYDEYLNDYVKFEVNHPIYDLYKQDSNLFELGYAWNLDFTKESFIGRAEILNKIEKAKVQSIVFSSLEKVKAGEKIYFDDKEIGTVHFVMDALDEQENREYLGMLMVEPYYAHSGIHFITENNVELETISNPYIIPESWSK; this is encoded by the coding sequence ATGAAAGATGTATATAAAGAACTTAGAACAAATAAATCATTTAAACAATTTGAAGGTAAAATTTTTGAAGTTTCAGGAGATGATGCAGAGGTAGTTTTAGATCAATATATTCCTAAAAATATAGAGTTTTTAGATATTGATACATGTGGGTTCACTTTTATTTTGACAACGAAGGGAACAGTATTTACAGAAGTAGTTTTTTATAAATTAGAAGATAAATACATTCTCTTATCTAAAGAAAATCTGTTGACTATCTTTGAAAATAAGAAATTTGATTTTCAAATTAAAGATATTTCAGATGAAAAAGTTTTATTTCAACTGGAAGGTAAAAATTCAGGAGAAATTGCTCAAAGGTTTTATGATTATGATATTTCAACCCTGAATTTTAAAGGAATTATATATTCTGAGTTTGAAAATACAGAATTAATTGTTGCTCGTTTTGGTTTTTCAGGAGAATTTGGTTATCAATTTCTTGTAGAAAAGAATAAAGGAACTGATTTCATTTCTCAATATTTTCATAATATCTCTGAATATGATGAATATCTCAATGATTATGTAAAATTTGAGGTTAATCATCCTATTTATGATTTGTATAAACAAGATAGTAATTTATTTGAGTTAGGTTACGCGTGGAATCTCGATTTTACAAAAGAAAGTTTTATAGGAAGAGCTGAAATTTTAAATAAAATTGAGAAAGCAAAAGTTCAAAGTATTGTTTTTTCTTCGCTTGAAAAAGTTAAAGCTGGTGAAAAAATTTACTTTGATGATAAAGAAATTGGGACTGTTCACTTTGTAATGGATGCTCTAGATGAGCAAGAAAATCGGGAATATTTAGGAATGCTGATGGTAGAACCGTATTATGCACACTCAGGTATTCATTTTATCACAGAGAATAATGTAGAGTTAGAAACAATTTCTAATCCTTATATTATTCCAGAAAGTTGGTCAAAATAA
- a CDS encoding beta-ketoacyl-[acyl-carrier-protein] synthase family protein, which translates to MVHNVNITGVGIVSSLGLGIEEHKRNLFGQVDAIQQRQFTNNEHILDSYVGIVEQNLNVPEKYKNETKNFKLAFLAFEEALSSAKFNFKNKEQRIAICLGTSLGGKTSGQEALYAFEDGNYDLEEEMFEKRSLHHIADELIAYHGLVASYYVISTACSASNNAVILGTQLLQDDKCDVAICGGCDELSDISLAGFSSLGAINIESSCNPYSLGKGISLGEGAGFIVLEKNSPRNYGKILGGSITSDAYHITAPKATGEGAAQIAYNLSDQTGILLDKIDYINGHGTGTRANDSMERAMIEKNFPVETKISSTKGQTGHTLGAAGIIEIINCILAMQEQRVPATKTLPSEENPMETNFIKNKNFNKKINYALNFSFAFGATIVASFLLKIKCPKKHF; encoded by the coding sequence ATGGTGCACAATGTCAATATAACTGGAGTAGGTATTGTTTCTTCTTTAGGTTTAGGTATTGAAGAACATAAGAGGAATTTATTCGGACAAGTTGATGCAATCCAACAAAGACAATTTACTAACAATGAACATATTTTGGATTCTTATGTTGGAATCGTTGAACAAAATCTTAATGTTCCAGAAAAATATAAAAACGAAACGAAGAATTTTAAATTAGCATTTTTGGCTTTTGAGGAAGCTTTATCTTCTGCAAAATTTAATTTTAAAAATAAAGAACAAAGAATTGCAATTTGCTTAGGAACTTCTTTAGGAGGAAAAACATCCGGTCAAGAAGCACTCTATGCTTTTGAAGATGGCAACTATGATCTAGAGGAGGAGATGTTTGAAAAACGTTCATTGCATCATATTGCAGATGAGCTAATTGCTTATCATGGGCTTGTAGCGAGTTATTATGTGATTTCTACTGCATGTTCAGCAAGTAATAATGCAGTTATTTTGGGCACACAACTTCTTCAAGATGATAAATGTGATGTTGCTATTTGTGGAGGATGTGATGAGCTAAGCGATATTTCTTTGGCTGGTTTTAGTTCTTTAGGGGCAATCAATATAGAAAGTTCTTGTAATCCCTACTCTCTTGGAAAAGGGATTAGTTTAGGCGAAGGTGCGGGATTTATTGTATTGGAAAAAAATAGTCCAAGAAATTATGGAAAGATTCTCGGAGGCTCTATTACTTCTGATGCATATCATATTACAGCTCCTAAAGCCACAGGAGAAGGTGCTGCACAAATTGCGTATAATTTATCGGACCAAACAGGGATTTTATTAGACAAAATTGATTATATCAACGGACATGGGACAGGCACGCGTGCAAATGACAGTATGGAACGTGCTATGATAGAAAAGAATTTTCCAGTAGAAACTAAAATAAGTAGTACTAAAGGTCAAACGGGTCATACACTTGGAGCAGCTGGTATTATTGAAATTATTAATTGTATCCTAGCGATGCAGGAGCAAAGAGTCCCTGCAACTAAGACACTTCCTTCTGAGGAGAATCCAATGGAGACGAATTTTATTAAAAACAAAAATTTTAATAAAAAAATTAATTATGCTCTAAACTTTTCGTTTGCCTTTGGGGCAACAATAGTGGCGTCCTTCTTGCTAAAGATCAAGTGTCCGAAGAAACATTTTTAG
- a CDS encoding beta-ketoacyl synthase N-terminal-like domain-containing protein codes for MSEETFLVNENKDLNILAHASTLENLEDKEKKYEVVTKEFSKIKGLRYSDFTLSSKLNPAQYRKMDNFSKMIANTVAKAIERSSLDLKKLDLNKVGILFTTSSGPIEVVEDIEKQLRLDGYKQVSAAKFPFTVMNAAAGMLSILFKIKGPVSVIASNVGFIDGVTYAEEMMKNEKLSHVLLVSATQWTDLSLLAWEKLGYDANAFTPADYCHAAVIGGESEERTPRFIGIEQLKYDNKVHSQIDVKGWFINTLHKNISNLRISATDIKKIIWNSNKKTATIEYEMFQELSMEREFPFLEVDLGFSSDGAGEELDFVLNNKEFQGGIYVIASYSRFGGFSLMFIEK; via the coding sequence GTGTCCGAAGAAACATTTTTAGTTAACGAAAATAAAGATTTAAATATCTTAGCTCATGCTTCTACTTTAGAAAATTTAGAAGACAAAGAAAAAAAATATGAAGTAGTAACAAAAGAGTTCAGTAAAATAAAAGGTTTACGCTACTCAGATTTTACTCTGTCTTCTAAACTGAATCCTGCTCAATATCGAAAAATGGATAATTTTTCAAAAATGATTGCTAATACAGTAGCTAAAGCAATTGAACGTAGTAGCTTGGATTTGAAAAAGTTAGATCTAAATAAGGTAGGCATCCTATTTACTACATCTTCAGGACCGATTGAAGTGGTGGAAGATATTGAAAAACAACTTCGATTAGATGGTTATAAACAAGTTTCAGCTGCAAAGTTTCCTTTTACAGTTATGAATGCTGCTGCGGGGATGTTATCCATTTTATTCAAGATCAAGGGTCCTGTGTCAGTAATTGCTTCTAATGTCGGTTTTATTGATGGAGTAACTTACGCCGAAGAGATGATGAAAAACGAAAAGCTTAGTCATGTCTTGCTCGTTTCTGCTACACAATGGACCGATTTGTCCCTCTTGGCATGGGAGAAATTAGGATATGATGCCAATGCTTTTACACCAGCAGATTATTGTCACGCAGCGGTTATTGGTGGAGAAAGCGAAGAACGTACACCACGATTTATCGGTATTGAACAACTTAAATATGATAACAAGGTACATTCTCAAATCGATGTGAAAGGGTGGTTTATAAATACTCTTCATAAGAATATTTCAAACCTCAGGATCTCAGCGACAGATATCAAGAAAATAATATGGAATTCAAATAAGAAAACAGCAACAATTGAATATGAAATGTTTCAAGAATTATCTATGGAAAGAGAATTTCCCTTTTTGGAAGTTGATTTAGGTTTTTCTTCAGATGGGGCAGGTGAAGAGCTAGATTTTGTATTAAACAATAAAGAGTTCCAAGGAGGAATATACGTTATTGCTTCTTACTCAAGATTCGGTGGTTTTTCATTAATGTTCATAGAAAAGTAA
- a CDS encoding cylJ protein: MKKFLFAPFMMNLGESQRLSQIAQRLQEEGYEIHILGKNFYPFLFENPNYIFHECLADEHIYSEERYKDFFSFDTDFNFLTDEEIKEVCNFERKLLNEYNFSAVFTGYRLSIVVSCKIEKVPLIWIISGAIHIDEIVQNIEGIVPNNMNYRLQSEAVKNTLKRVVLSYSNNVKSWNRYLQSEGTSTLKNSLELFTGDLNLIADYSKFYMFNNQKEYKIVGPILFSAPKKFLNIDNKNKKILLSFGTSFDKEWVQQFIEKLPNEYSYILTTCGEKFHLGEKDIELQKFIDFKNLSDKISFAIIHGGQGTVYAMAEQAIPFIGIPFFNEQLWNIKKFSDFGAAFLMKKEEDIKKIISTFTLTISDYQNEMLEISQGILRESSKSLDNVVKEVVQFIEQ; encoded by the coding sequence ATGAAAAAATTTTTATTTGCACCCTTTATGATGAATCTAGGGGAAAGTCAACGGTTATCGCAAATTGCTCAACGTCTTCAGGAAGAAGGCTATGAGATTCATATATTAGGAAAAAATTTTTATCCATTTTTATTCGAAAATCCAAACTATATTTTTCATGAATGCTTAGCGGATGAGCACATTTACTCTGAAGAACGATATAAGGATTTCTTTTCATTTGATACAGATTTTAATTTCTTGACAGATGAAGAAATTAAAGAAGTTTGCAATTTTGAACGCAAGTTACTTAATGAGTATAATTTTAGTGCTGTTTTTACAGGGTATCGTTTAAGCATAGTCGTAAGTTGCAAGATTGAAAAAGTTCCATTAATTTGGATAATTTCTGGAGCCATTCATATTGATGAAATCGTTCAGAACATTGAAGGGATTGTTCCTAATAATATGAACTACAGGTTACAGAGTGAGGCTGTTAAAAATACATTGAAAAGGGTTGTTTTATCATATTCTAATAATGTTAAATCTTGGAATCGATATTTGCAATCTGAGGGTACATCAACTTTAAAAAATTCTTTGGAGCTGTTCACGGGTGATTTAAATTTGATTGCAGACTATAGTAAATTCTATATGTTTAATAATCAAAAAGAATATAAAATTGTTGGTCCAATACTTTTTTCTGCTCCCAAGAAATTTCTAAATATAGATAATAAAAACAAAAAAATATTGCTGAGTTTTGGAACTTCTTTTGACAAAGAATGGGTACAACAATTTATAGAAAAACTTCCCAATGAATATTCTTACATTCTCACGACTTGCGGAGAAAAATTTCATCTTGGAGAGAAAGATATTGAATTACAAAAGTTTATAGACTTTAAAAACTTATCAGATAAAATATCATTTGCGATTATTCATGGAGGGCAAGGAACTGTATATGCAATGGCAGAGCAAGCCATTCCTTTTATTGGAATCCCATTCTTCAATGAGCAATTATGGAATATCAAAAAATTCAGCGATTTTGGCGCAGCTTTCTTAATGAAAAAAGAAGAAGATATAAAAAAAATAATATCGACTTTTACTTTGACAATATCTGATTATCAGAATGAAATGCTTGAAATAAGTCAAGGAATTTTGAGAGAATCTAGTAAATCTTTAGATAATGTAGTAAAAGAAGTGGTACAGTTTATTGAGCAATGA